A genomic region of Chryseobacterium sp. KACC 21268 contains the following coding sequences:
- a CDS encoding TonB-dependent receptor, whose translation MVTRFTSRFFKTVVAIFVTASSFCFSQSKKDSVETEILKVDVYKKNFKEILPAQTLSGEQLERLNSQSVADALRYFSGVQIKDYGGIGGLKTINIRSMGSQHVGVFYDGIQLGNAQNGVVDLGRFSLDDIEEISLYNGQKSEIFQPAKDFGSSGSIYLQPKTPSFKFNKKTNLVLRLKNSSIDLFNPSIRLEQKISDKVSASFSSEFLQSDGIYRFRYRKKYPDGAIAYDTIAKRFDSDIKAKRFETSFHGTLNNGSWNVRGYGYLSDRGIPAAIVNNRFDGRGQRLVDENYFVQANFRKKLFPKLETQFKAKFAYDYTHYIDTVSSIKIQNKYIQREIYLSSSNIYNVTQNWDVSASFDFQYNNLDADLVNFSYPTRYTSLLAFATTYQWKKLKFLGSVLGTFVHEDVEKNAKSPDKTEWTPAAFLSYQPFDSNDFTVRAFYKRIFRMPTFNDLYYTMIGNAFLEPEFTNQYNLGFTYQKSFNNQFFQSFYAKVDGYFNKVENKIIAAPTGNMFRWMMLNLGEVEIIGTDVNVQADLLVGNVKLKPLLSYTFQRARDFSDRNETYFGDQIPYTPWHSGTFSLMSDYEDWSFNYSFMYVGERYDGQQNNIQYNYIQPWYTHDLSIQKKMNWKNHQFKASFEVNNIFNQYYDVVLNYPMPGRNFKLILSFTL comes from the coding sequence ATGGTGACACGATTTACTTCTCGGTTTTTCAAAACTGTTGTTGCAATATTTGTAACAGCCTCATCTTTCTGTTTTTCCCAATCCAAAAAAGATTCTGTTGAAACTGAAATTCTCAAAGTTGATGTCTACAAAAAGAATTTCAAAGAGATTTTACCGGCACAGACACTTTCCGGCGAACAGTTGGAAAGACTCAATAGCCAATCGGTTGCCGATGCGCTGAGGTATTTTTCAGGTGTTCAAATCAAAGATTACGGCGGGATTGGCGGACTCAAAACCATCAATATCCGAAGTATGGGAAGTCAGCACGTCGGCGTTTTCTATGACGGAATCCAATTGGGAAATGCGCAAAATGGTGTCGTCGATTTAGGAAGATTTTCTTTGGATGACATCGAGGAAATCTCACTTTACAACGGACAAAAATCTGAAATTTTCCAGCCTGCGAAGGATTTCGGTTCATCGGGTTCGATTTATCTTCAGCCAAAAACACCTAGTTTTAAATTTAATAAAAAAACAAATCTCGTTCTGAGACTCAAGAACAGTTCCATCGATTTGTTCAATCCTTCTATCCGATTGGAACAGAAGATTTCGGATAAGGTGTCAGCAAGTTTTAGTTCTGAGTTTCTGCAGAGTGACGGGATTTATAGATTTCGTTACCGCAAAAAATATCCAGATGGAGCCATTGCTTACGACACGATTGCGAAGCGTTTCGATTCCGATATCAAAGCCAAACGTTTCGAAACCAGCTTTCACGGAACCCTGAATAACGGAAGCTGGAACGTTCGCGGTTACGGCTATTTGTCTGACCGCGGCATTCCGGCAGCAATTGTCAACAACCGTTTTGATGGGCGTGGACAAAGGTTGGTGGACGAGAATTATTTCGTTCAGGCCAATTTCAGAAAGAAGTTGTTTCCGAAATTAGAGACGCAGTTCAAAGCCAAATTCGCTTACGATTACACGCATTACATCGATACAGTTTCATCCATCAAAATCCAGAATAAGTACATCCAGAGAGAGATTTATTTGTCTTCATCTAATATTTATAATGTAACCCAGAATTGGGATGTCAGCGCCAGTTTTGACTTTCAGTATAACAATCTGGATGCGGATTTGGTCAACTTTTCTTATCCTACGCGGTACACTTCTTTGCTCGCTTTTGCCACGACTTACCAATGGAAAAAACTAAAATTTCTTGGAAGTGTGTTGGGAACTTTTGTCCACGAAGATGTGGAAAAGAATGCCAAATCGCCAGACAAAACCGAGTGGACGCCCGCCGCTTTCCTCAGCTATCAGCCTTTTGATTCCAATGATTTTACGGTAAGAGCCTTCTACAAACGGATTTTCAGAATGCCGACTTTTAACGATTTGTATTACACGATGATTGGAAATGCTTTCCTTGAGCCGGAATTTACCAATCAGTACAATCTTGGATTTACGTACCAGAAGTCTTTTAATAATCAGTTTTTTCAAAGTTTCTATGCGAAGGTCGATGGCTATTTTAACAAAGTTGAAAACAAAATCATCGCCGCGCCAACCGGAAATATGTTCCGCTGGATGATGCTGAATCTCGGCGAAGTGGAAATTATCGGAACCGATGTCAATGTTCAAGCTGATTTGCTCGTCGGCAATGTCAAACTGAAACCATTGTTGAGTTACACGTTCCAAAGAGCCAGAGATTTTTCCGACAGAAACGAAACTTATTTTGGTGACCAAATCCCGTACACGCCGTGGCACTCCGGAACTTTTTCTCTAATGTCGGATTACGAAGATTGGAGTTTCAATTACAGTTTTATGTACGTCGGCGAGCGTTACGACGGTCAGCAGAACAACATCCAGTACAATTACATCCAGCCTTGGTACACGCACGATTTATCAATCCAAAAAAAGATGAATTGGAAAAATCACCAGTTCAAAGCCAGCTTCGAGGTCAATAATATCTTCAATCAATATTATGATGTGGTGCTGAATTACCCAATGCCAGGCCGGAATTTCAAACTCATTTTAAGCTTTACATTATGA
- a CDS encoding tetratricopeptide repeat protein, translating to MQVFQLRKEGHLEEALELYKKVLKENKNSIDKKELVNIYVQSGNILSNLSRIKESFEYLERAMESNQELQDTEIAARIYGEYGRNYMALGFNQKAIEYFTKGIDLSRNIVDAKARNTVLQYLYSTRGVIYEESNQLDALYQDLHSAYKVIPDTYSASRLAKYFTVHRENLDSAKFYLKKGEEMFSTGKFPIFQKSILLRSYGRFYFQKKNYEKAISYYKQSLAISEELNKPKDIKDTHKLLYESYKAVNDDKNAGENLEQYSRISDSLSSEHKKIQETPIKHILKEKQEEVIEKERSYLFIFFIIFVLIIVAVYLVLKRISKFNKKEKQEIISENETKTQELKLKVNESFDEVIQLAKSNSPEFWGRFQEVYPDFRTKLLSRNPDLKPSELTLSAYIYLGFATKDIAEYTFKAVKTIKNNKYNLRKRLDIPTEHDFTIWIRNYLS from the coding sequence ATGCAGGTTTTCCAGCTTAGGAAAGAAGGTCACTTGGAAGAGGCATTAGAACTATACAAGAAAGTTTTAAAAGAAAATAAAAATTCTATTGATAAAAAAGAGTTAGTGAATATCTATGTCCAGAGCGGAAATATTCTCTCTAATCTTTCTAGAATCAAAGAAAGTTTTGAATACCTGGAACGTGCTATGGAAAGCAATCAGGAACTTCAGGATACAGAGATCGCCGCCAGAATCTATGGTGAATACGGGCGAAATTACATGGCTCTTGGTTTCAATCAGAAGGCAATAGAATATTTTACGAAAGGTATTGATCTTAGCAGGAATATCGTAGATGCTAAAGCTAGGAATACTGTATTGCAATATTTGTACAGTACGAGAGGTGTCATTTATGAAGAAAGTAATCAGCTGGATGCCTTGTATCAGGATCTTCACAGTGCGTACAAAGTCATTCCCGATACGTATTCTGCATCACGGCTTGCAAAATATTTTACGGTTCACCGTGAGAATCTGGATTCGGCAAAGTTTTATCTGAAAAAAGGAGAGGAAATGTTCAGCACGGGTAAGTTTCCTATTTTTCAAAAATCGATTTTGCTGAGAAGCTATGGGCGGTTTTATTTTCAAAAGAAAAATTACGAGAAAGCCATTTCATATTACAAACAATCTCTCGCTATATCAGAAGAATTAAACAAACCGAAAGACATCAAAGATACGCACAAGTTGCTATATGAATCTTATAAAGCTGTAAACGATGATAAAAATGCGGGTGAAAACCTGGAACAATATTCTAGGATCAGTGACAGTCTGTCCAGTGAGCACAAGAAAATTCAGGAGACACCGATAAAGCATATCCTGAAAGAGAAGCAAGAAGAAGTGATCGAGAAAGAGAGAAGTTATCTGTTTATATTTTTCATTATTTTTGTGCTCATTATTGTAGCAGTCTATCTTGTTTTGAAAAGAATTTCAAAATTTAATAAAAAAGAAAAGCAGGAGATCATATCCGAAAATGAAACAAAAACACAGGAACTGAAGCTAAAAGTCAATGAATCTTTTGATGAAGTCATTCAGCTTGCTAAAAGTAACAGTCCCGAGTTTTGGGGGAGATTCCAGGAAGTTTATCCGGATTTTAGAACCAAATTATTATCGCGTAATCCCGATCTCAAACCTTCCGAACTTACTCTCAGTGCTTACATCTATCTTGGATTTGCAACAAAGGACATAGCTGAATACACTTTTAAGGCAGTCAAAACAATTAAAAATAATAAGTACAACCTGAGAAAACGATTGGATATTCCCACAGAACATGATTTTACAATCTGGATAAGAAATTACCTCAGTTAA
- a CDS encoding DUF5074 domain-containing protein — protein MKKFYLLTWLLFFAFFTNAQVTVQSVPRNDIKGNSIKKQSKKADFNFDDIVYWVGTGTNEAAFVVQWNDSKNPDALVWGFRWNGTATGEDMLKAIAKTDKRFFTLLYQGTQFGSAVGGLGFDLDGNDTNALYKSGNTTYPLYPVDGIINTTSYDFDDYTAKGADDHWGSAWYTGYWSYWVKDPTDSDFGYSGLGASSRQLVNGSWDVWNFNPNMESYDISSTLTPVSAYSAQADFTKGYFMVNEEWFGHTNGSVNFVGENDQIYYRVYSEKNNNQAFGATTQFGTIYGDKFYFISKQAADGGDTQYTPGGRLVIANATTMEKIASFDNIGGGDGRSFVGVTDKLGYIGASNGIYTFDIENLQVGTLITGTGGGSQYAGQIGNMVRTSQYVYAVKQSAGILIIDPKTNTVIKTISGAYHSVVQAKDGSVWAIQNQKLINIDPKTFATTEFALSTSTQYLGSWGAWNAGSFTYSSQQNALYWMNSVNAFTSGAKIIKFDVTSKTLVDNFITIPGQEGTYKQIPYGAALRVDPVSDRLILNTTESGYGAHYQKNWIHTYDNTGALLNTKILNDYYWFPAVTVFPDNTLPVVASSFPTETTLSGVTKIDLKTVVSDADNLSSAIVKSIKSNSNSTAISAEVNADDELVLTPQSAGTANLVISFNSNGKVVEKTLTVISSSLAATADVKKLELSIYPNPTTEILNVKTSDKVLEVFIFDSSGKVVNSKIVNGQMNVSQLQKGDYILKVVTEKAVYQEKFIKK, from the coding sequence ATGAAAAAGTTTTATCTTTTGACTTGGCTGTTGTTCTTTGCATTTTTTACCAATGCGCAGGTCACAGTACAAAGTGTTCCCAGAAATGACATCAAGGGAAACTCAATTAAAAAACAATCCAAAAAAGCCGATTTCAATTTCGATGACATCGTCTATTGGGTAGGAACGGGAACCAACGAAGCGGCTTTCGTGGTTCAGTGGAACGATTCTAAGAATCCAGACGCTCTAGTTTGGGGCTTCCGATGGAACGGAACGGCGACCGGCGAAGATATGCTGAAAGCGATTGCTAAAACTGACAAGCGATTTTTTACATTGCTTTATCAAGGAACACAATTCGGAAGCGCAGTCGGCGGTTTAGGTTTTGACCTGGACGGGAACGACACCAATGCGCTATATAAAAGTGGGAACACCACTTATCCACTGTATCCTGTGGATGGCATTATCAATACGACATCCTATGATTTTGATGATTATACCGCAAAAGGTGCCGATGACCATTGGGGTTCTGCTTGGTACACGGGATATTGGTCTTATTGGGTAAAAGACCCGACGGATTCAGATTTCGGATATTCAGGTTTAGGAGCGAGCAGTAGACAATTGGTGAACGGTTCTTGGGATGTCTGGAATTTCAATCCGAATATGGAAAGCTACGACATCTCTTCCACTTTGACGCCGGTTTCAGCTTATTCTGCGCAGGCAGATTTTACCAAAGGTTACTTTATGGTGAATGAAGAATGGTTCGGTCACACCAACGGTTCCGTGAATTTCGTAGGAGAAAATGACCAAATCTATTACAGAGTTTACAGCGAAAAGAATAACAATCAGGCTTTCGGTGCGACGACTCAGTTTGGAACAATCTATGGAGACAAATTCTATTTCATCTCAAAACAAGCAGCAGATGGCGGTGATACACAATATACGCCAGGCGGAAGATTGGTAATCGCGAATGCCACCACAATGGAAAAAATTGCAAGTTTCGATAACATCGGTGGAGGAGACGGCCGTTCTTTCGTAGGTGTGACGGACAAATTAGGTTACATTGGAGCATCCAACGGAATCTACACTTTTGACATCGAAAATCTACAAGTTGGCACTTTGATCACGGGAACTGGCGGTGGAAGTCAGTACGCAGGACAGATTGGAAATATGGTCAGAACCTCGCAATATGTTTATGCAGTGAAGCAATCTGCGGGAATCTTGATCATCGACCCAAAAACAAATACTGTGATCAAGACCATTTCTGGCGCTTATCATTCGGTTGTTCAGGCAAAGGATGGAAGTGTTTGGGCCATTCAAAATCAAAAATTGATCAACATCGACCCAAAAACTTTCGCAACTACGGAATTTGCACTTTCCACATCGACCCAATATCTCGGTTCTTGGGGCGCTTGGAACGCGGGAAGTTTTACTTACAGCAGTCAACAGAATGCATTGTATTGGATGAACTCGGTGAATGCATTCACGTCAGGTGCGAAAATCATCAAATTTGATGTGACGTCAAAAACGCTTGTTGATAATTTCATCACAATCCCAGGACAGGAAGGCACTTACAAGCAAATCCCTTACGGTGCAGCTTTGAGAGTAGATCCTGTTTCTGACAGATTGATTTTGAACACAACAGAAAGCGGTTACGGCGCGCATTACCAAAAAAATTGGATCCATACCTATGACAACACTGGAGCTTTGCTAAATACAAAGATCTTAAATGATTATTATTGGTTCCCAGCTGTCACGGTATTCCCAGACAATACTTTGCCAGTCGTGGCTTCTAGTTTCCCAACAGAAACGACTTTGAGTGGTGTGACGAAGATCGATCTGAAAACGGTTGTTTCCGATGCGGATAATTTGTCTTCAGCTATTGTAAAATCTATTAAATCAAATAGCAATTCTACAGCGATCTCAGCTGAGGTGAATGCGGATGATGAGTTGGTTTTGACACCTCAGAGTGCAGGAACGGCAAATCTGGTCATCAGTTTTAATTCCAATGGAAAAGTGGTGGAGAAAACTTTGACCGTGATCTCGTCTTCTTTGGCTGCCACAGCGGATGTTAAGAAATTGGAATTGAGCATCTATCCAAATCCGACAACAGAAATTTTGAATGTTAAAACATCGGATAAAGTTCTTGAAGTTTTCATCTTCGATAGTTCCGGGAAAGTTGTGAATTCTAAAATCGTAAACGGACAGATGAATGTATCTCAACTTCAAAAAGGAGATTATATCCTAAAAGTGGTTACAGAAAAAGCAGTTTACCAAGAGAAATTTATCAAGAAATAA
- a CDS encoding cell surface protein, producing MKHKFIKFTLLSFLTIGMIACKSDREEQDEVIAPAEVLKDSYTIDRFKVLNIAPDVSGTSKLTWSVNDSLLSENSALDFISPFAKTYPLTLKVEANGTTTTYTSKIIVNKESSAYSKYISNVFDFRPAVGQFINEIPEYVAGNTTENMIQKAKQSLVGSNSSMITLGGFGGYVTFGFDHTIPNMNGRDFKILGNAFWGDLSQDERAGSCEPGIIMVAYDKNKNGRPDEAEWYEIAGSEYFKNTTVKNYNINYFKPNESKPPVPGNEYWENDVEYIKWTDNLGNTGYKTKNVFHIQSYYPLWITDASYQFTGTKLANNYYDQSGTGTYWVGKSYAFGYADNAPNTDEASNIDISWAVDKNGNYVKLPGIDFVKVYTGINQEAGWLGEVSTEVAGAYDLHLK from the coding sequence ATGAAACATAAATTTATAAAATTCACATTGCTTTCATTCCTCACCATTGGAATGATTGCCTGCAAAAGTGACCGTGAAGAACAGGATGAGGTCATTGCTCCAGCAGAAGTTCTCAAAGATTCCTACACCATCGACCGCTTCAAAGTCTTGAACATCGCTCCAGACGTTTCAGGAACTTCAAAACTGACTTGGAGTGTCAATGATTCTTTGCTTTCAGAAAATTCAGCTTTGGATTTCATCAGTCCATTCGCCAAAACCTATCCTTTGACTTTGAAAGTCGAAGCGAACGGAACAACCACGACCTACACTTCAAAAATCATTGTTAATAAAGAAAGTTCTGCTTATAGCAAATACATTTCAAACGTCTTCGATTTCCGTCCAGCCGTTGGTCAATTCATTAATGAAATTCCGGAATACGTGGCTGGAAATACGACTGAAAATATGATTCAGAAAGCGAAACAATCTTTGGTCGGTTCCAACTCCTCGATGATTACGTTGGGCGGATTTGGCGGTTATGTCACTTTCGGATTCGACCATACAATCCCAAATATGAATGGCCGGGATTTTAAAATCTTAGGAAATGCTTTTTGGGGCGATTTGTCTCAAGACGAACGTGCTGGCTCTTGCGAACCTGGAATCATAATGGTCGCCTATGACAAAAATAAAAACGGAAGACCCGATGAAGCCGAGTGGTACGAGATTGCAGGAAGTGAATATTTCAAAAATACAACGGTCAAAAATTACAACATCAATTATTTCAAACCCAACGAATCCAAACCGCCAGTTCCCGGAAATGAATATTGGGAAAACGACGTAGAATATATCAAATGGACAGATAATCTGGGAAATACTGGTTATAAAACTAAAAATGTTTTCCATATCCAAAGCTATTATCCATTGTGGATTACGGATGCTTCTTATCAATTTACAGGAACCAAACTCGCCAACAATTACTACGACCAAAGTGGAACGGGAACTTATTGGGTCGGGAAATCTTACGCCTTCGGATACGCTGACAATGCGCCGAATACCGATGAAGCTTCCAACATCGATATCTCTTGGGCAGTCGACAAGAACGGCAATTATGTCAAACTTCCCGGAATCGATTTCGTGAAAGTCTATACCGGAATCAATCAGGAAGCGGGTTGGCTGGGTGAAGTTTCTACCGAAGTGGCTGGCGCTTACGATTTACATTTAAAATAA
- a CDS encoding YncE family protein, whose amino-acid sequence MKKINFFLLILLCLMSCRTDEIIVRPEIEEGLATPENTAIKGFYLLNEGNMGSNKATLDFFDYTTGTYHRNIYADINPDVVKELGDVGNDIKIYGSKMYAVINVSNKIEVLDAKTARRIKTINLENCRYVTFKNGKVYASSYAGPVVLNPNAPLGKVAEIDTISLSIKREVVVGYQPEEMQIIDNNLYVANSGGYRFPNYDRTVSVVDLNTFTEIKKIDVAINLHHIAKDDDGDLYVSSRGDYYNVPSSLFLVDAATGAVKKDFKIAVSEMTIVNGKLFYYGNEFNYNTHAYTKSFGIIDVKTEQIISNKIIDQEYVDDIKTPYGIAVNPITEDIYMTDARNYVSTGFVYCFDKNGKFKWKTEGGNIPAHFVFLYK is encoded by the coding sequence ATGAAAAAAATAAACTTTTTTCTGCTCATTCTACTTTGCCTGATGTCCTGCCGAACAGATGAAATAATCGTTCGCCCGGAAATTGAAGAAGGTCTTGCGACGCCGGAAAATACGGCTATCAAAGGTTTTTATCTTTTGAACGAAGGCAATATGGGAAGCAACAAAGCTACCTTGGATTTCTTCGATTACACAACCGGAACTTACCACCGGAATATCTACGCGGACATCAATCCGGATGTGGTGAAGGAACTTGGAGACGTTGGGAACGACATCAAAATCTACGGCAGCAAAATGTACGCAGTCATCAATGTGTCCAACAAAATAGAAGTTCTGGATGCAAAAACGGCCAGACGAATCAAAACCATCAACCTGGAGAATTGCAGATATGTGACTTTCAAAAATGGGAAAGTTTACGCTTCGAGCTACGCCGGACCTGTCGTTCTAAATCCCAACGCACCACTCGGAAAAGTCGCTGAAATTGACACGATTTCGCTTTCCATAAAACGTGAAGTTGTGGTCGGTTATCAACCCGAAGAAATGCAAATCATCGACAACAATCTCTACGTCGCCAACTCCGGCGGTTACCGTTTCCCAAATTATGACAGAACCGTTTCAGTAGTTGATTTGAACACTTTTACCGAAATCAAAAAAATCGATGTCGCAATCAACCTTCATCACATTGCAAAGGATGACGATGGCGATTTGTACGTGAGTTCCAGAGGCGATTATTACAACGTTCCGTCCAGTTTATTTTTGGTGGATGCAGCAACGGGAGCGGTCAAAAAGGACTTCAAAATTGCGGTCAGTGAGATGACGATTGTGAACGGCAAACTCTTTTATTACGGCAACGAGTTCAACTACAACACGCACGCCTACACCAAATCTTTCGGCATCATCGATGTGAAAACGGAGCAGATCATCTCTAACAAAATCATCGACCAGGAATATGTGGACGACATCAAAACACCTTACGGAATCGCCGTGAACCCAATCACAGAAGACATTTATATGACCGATGCGCGGAATTATGTTTCCACAGGATTCGTCTATTGCTTCGACAAAAATGGAAAATTCAAATGGAAAACCGAAGGCGGCAACATCCCGGCGCACTTTGTTTTTCTTTATAAATAA